The DNA window GCGGCCAGCACCAGCACGGCATCGGCCTGCGTCGAATGCGGGAAGAAGCGGCCGATTTCATGCACCAGACCACCCAACCACCACAGCAGGCCCCACAGGTAATACGCCAGGGCGATGTCATGGCGCTGCCTGCGCTGATAGCTCCACGCCGCCGCGAAGCCTGCCACGGCCAGCAGCAGCGCGCCGATCGCGGTCGGGTTGAGCAGGAAACGCTGGTCCTGATGCCAATGGTCGGCACCCACCACGAACGCGAATGCGGCGGCGAGCTGCAGCAGCGCACCGGTCACCTGCGGCAACCAGCGCTTCTGGCGCAACCCCAGCCACGCCAGGCCGGCACCTTCCAGCGCGAACACCGCGCCGGTGGCCCGCGCCGAGAATGCCAACGGCACCGCCAGCGTCGCAAAGCCCACGGCCAGTACCGCATGCGACTGCGCCAGCACCGTATACGACGCGCGTGCGATCAGCGCGCGGGCCAGCAATGCGTAGATCGCGGCCAGGCCCAGCGCACACAGGGCCAGCGTCATCGGCTGTTCGTGCAGCATGCCGGCCTGCAGCGAGAAGGCGATCAGCGGCGTGCCGAACACCAGGCTGCCATCAACCAGATCGCGCCGCCCGGCCGGCTGCCGGCGCGCATACAACAGCGGAATCAGCAGGTAGAAGGCGAAGAACAGCAGCAGGAACGGTTCGGTGCTGGCGAACTTGGCCGCGTCGTACTGCAGCACGCCCCAGAACGTGCCGATGCCGAAGGTGAACGCGAAACCGAGCAGGTTCAGCACACGCCACGGGCGATACCAGGCGATGGCGAAAATACCCGCGTTGAGCACAGCGTAGTAGCTGAACAGCCCGACGTGGTTACCACTGCCGGTGGACAGCCACAGCGGCGCCATGAAGCCCGCCAGGATGCCCAGCACCGCCAACGTGCGCGAGTTCTGCACCACCGCCAGCACGCACAGCCCCGCCACCAGGGCGATCGAGCTGGCAAAAGCGAAACCGGGCGCGAGCAGATCGAAACGCTTGAAGGCAGCGAAGATCGTCAGCAGCAGCACGCCGACGGCGCCGCCCTGCAAGGCCAGCGCGAACATCCGCCGGCGCTCGCGCTGGTGCCAGCCGAAGGCCAGCAGGCCCAGCGCACCGACGGTGATGCCCGCCAGCCGCAGTTCGACCGGCACCACCAGCCAGCCCTGGTCGCTGACGTACTTGAGCAGCGCGGCGACACCCGCCAGCAGCACCAGCATGCCGATCTTCACCGGCACGTTGCCTTGGGTGAACCAGTGTTTGACCGCACCGATCGCGCGCTCGACCAGGTTCGGCAGGGCCGGTTCTGCCGGCAGCGGCGGCACTGTGGGCTCCGGTGGCAACGGCGGTGGCGGCATTGGGCGCGCGGGCTGGGCCGGCGGCGGCAGCTCTTCGCGGGCGGCGACCGGCGCTGATGCCGGAGTTGCCGTGGGCCGCAGGAACGAGGGTTCGCTGCTGGGCTCGCGTGTTGCCGCAGGCGCGCGCGGCGGCTCGGCTACTGCCGAGGGCGCACGGCCTACCGTCCCGGCCGGGATGGGCGCGACCTGCACGGTCTGTGCGGCCTCCAGGGCGGCGACCCGCCGGCGCAGGCCGGCAATCATCACCAGCGCGACCACCAGCAGCAGCGGTATCGCCAGCAGGACCAGTACTGCCAGGACCAAGAGTGCTTCCATTCCTCGCCTTCCAATGCGATCCCGCGCCACGATGGCGGCGGTCGACGGGCCCATGCTACGTCAGGCCGGGCCCCTTAAACGACGAACCCCGGCCAGGCCGGGGTTCGCGCAACGATCTTCGCAGGCCTTACTTGGCCGCGACGACCTTGGCCATTTCCAGGCACTTGTTGGAGTAGCCCCACTCGTTGTCGTACCACGACACGAGCTTGACGAAGGTGCCGTCGAGGGCGATGCCGGCGTCGGCATCGAACACCGAGGTGTGGGTTTCACCGCGGAAATCGGTGGCAACCACCTTGTCTTCGGTGTAGCCCAGGATGCCCTTCAGTGCGCCTTCGCTCTGTGCCTTCACTTCGGCGCAGATCTCGGCGTAGGTGGCTTCCTTTTCCAGCTCGACGGTCAGGTCGACCACCGACACGTCCGAGGTCGGCACGCGGAAGCTCATGCCGGTCAGCTTCTTGTTCAGTTCCGGAATGACCACGCCGACAGCCTTGGCTGCGCCGGTGGAGGACGGAATGATGTTTTCCAGGATGCCACGGCCGCCGCGCCAGTCCTTGTTGGACGGGCCATCGACGGTCTTCTGGGTGGCGGTGGCCGCATGCACGGTGGTCATCAGGCCGCGCTTGATGCCCCACTTGTCATTGATGACCTTGGCCAGCGGCGCCAGGCAGTTGGTGGTGCACGAGGCGTTGGAGATGATCGCCTGGCCGGCGTAGGTCTTGTCGTTCACGCCGAACACGAACATCGGCGTGTCGTCCTTCGACGGTGCCGACAGGATGACCTTCTTGGCACCGGCATCGATGTGCTTCTGCGCGCTGACCTTGTCCAGGAACAGGCCGGTGGCTTCGAGCACGACGTCGACGCCGACTTCGTCCCACTTCAGGTTGGACGGATCGCGTTCCTGGGTCAGGCGGATCTTCTTGCCGTTGACCAGCAGATCCTTGCCATCGACGGCTACGTCGGCCTTGAAACGACCGTGCACGGAGTCGTACTTGAGCATGTAGGCCAGGTAATCAGGCTCCAGCAGATCGTTGATGGCCACGATTTCGATGTCGTCGCCGAAGTTCAGCACCGCCGAGCGCAGGACGTTACGCCCGATGCGACCGAAACCGTTGATACCAACCTTGATTGCCATGTTCTCAAGCTCCTGCAGCCGCGACAGGTGCGGCGGGGTGGATAGGGCCCACAAGTCTAGCAGGCCGGCCTTGACCACCGCCGGCCAAGGCCGGCCCCGGGACGGCGGCCGGACAGGATTTGATCCGGATCAAAGCGTTAGCGCGGCGTGAGGCCGAGACTGGCCACATCCACCCAGCAACGAGATCACCCCCATGCGCAAGAACTCCCCCCTGATCGTGGCCAGCCTGGCCGCCGCCCTGTCGCTGGCCGCCGCCCCGGCCATGGCCCAGTCCAAGGGCGACTGGACCATTTCCGCCGGTGTGCACCAGGTCGCCCCGAAGTCGAACAACGGCTGGCTGGCCGGTGGCACCCTGAAGGTCGATGTCGACAACGACGTCAAGCCGACCATCACCGGTGAGTACTTCATCGCCGACAACCTGGGCATCGAAGTGCTGGCGGCGCTGCCGTTCAAGCACGACATCAACATCAACGGCCTGGGCCGCGTGGGCAGCACCAAGCAGCTGCCGCCGGTGGTCACCCTGCAGTACCACTTCAACAGCAAGGGCAAGGTGTCACCGTTCGTGGGCGCCGGCCTGAACTACACCACCTTCTTCAGCGAAGACACCACCGGCGCGCTGGCCAGCAGCAAGCTGAAGCTGCAGGATTCGTGGGGCCTGGCCGCCCATGCGGGCATCGACTTCGCGATTGGCGAGAAGGGCGCCCTGCGCGTGGACATGCGCTGGATCGACATCGACAGTAAGGTGAAGCTGGACGGCGAGAAGATCGGCACGGTCAACATCGATCCGCTGGTCTACGGCGCGTCCTACGTCTTCAAGTTCTAAGGGGTTGTTTGGCGGGGGCTTCGCCCCCGCTCCCCCGCTACAGGCAAAACCCTCGCAGCATGTTGCCCCGGTATGTGTGTGCCGGGGCTTTTTTTGTTGCAGAGCGTAGAGCTGCGTTTGGGCGAGGCAGGTGAATTGCTCAGGACACGCCGTAAATACGTCCCTGTAGGCTCGATCGCCGCATCCATGCGGCGAACGGTCCTGAGCAATCCACCCGCCCCGCCCCTCTCATTTCCGCGCGCGCGCAAGCGCAAGCAGAAGCCGGCATCCGCATGGCGCAGTTGCTATCGGCCGGATGCTTCGCGCGCCGCAGGATGTGATCCTGCATTTGACTGTGATTCTGCTTTTGACCTTTGCATCCGCCAACGCGGCCATGTTGGAGGTGTGCGGCCGGGGCAGGCAGAGCGGGACCGTTGGCGCCATGGATGGCGCCATCGAGCCCCCATGGATGGGTTTACGGCGTGTCCCGCACTGCCTGCCCCGGCCGCACACGCCCCGATGACAATGAACGCGCCGCTTTCCATCAACCACCCATCTCCCCCGCTGGCTAGAATGAGCGGATGAAAGCACTGCACTCCCTGTTCCTCGCCGCCGCTCTCGCGCCGGCCCTGCTGACCCTGTCTGCACCCGCCCATGCCTGGGGCGCGCAAGGCCACCGCCTGGTCGCCGAAGTCGCCGACAGCCGCCTCAACCCGACCGCACGCACCGAGGTCGACCGCCTGCTGGCCACCGAACCCGGCGCCACCCTCGCCAGCATCGCGCCCTGGGCCGACCAGCTGCGCGCCAAGGACCCCGGCCTGGGCCGTCGCTCGGCCGGCTGGCACTACGTCAACATCGCCGAAGATGGCTGCCACTACGAGGCGCCGAAGCACTGCAAGAGCGGCAACTGCATCGTCGAAGCGCTGAAGGCGCAGAGCGCGATCCTCGGCGACCGCAGCCTGACCGATGGCGAGCGCCTGCAGGCGCTGAAGTTCGTCGTGCACCTGGTCGGCGACATCCATCAGCCGATGCACGCCGGCTACGGCCACGACAAGGGCGGCAACGATTTCCAGCTGCAGTTCGGCAACCGCGGTACCAACCTGCACTCGCTGTGGGACAGCGGCATGCTCAATACCCGAAAGGTCGACGATGCCGGCTACCTGCCGGTGCTGCGCGCGCTGCCGGCGCCGAAGCTGGCACGCCAGTCCAACCCGCAGCGCGACCCGGTCAGCTGGGCCGAAGCCAGCTGCCGCATTTCCGTGCAACCTGGCGTTTACCCTGCCTCGCGTAAGATCGGCGACGACTACACCACGCGTTACCGGCCAGTGGCCGAAGCGCAGCTGCGACTGGCGGGTGAGAATCTGGCGCAGTTGCTGAACCGCGTGCTCGCCACACGCTGAGGAGTATCCGATGTCGGTCCAGGTGCAATCGTTCTTCCACCGTGACAGCAATACCTTCAGCTACCTGGTCAGCGACCCGGCCAGCAGGGAGGCCGCGCTGATCGACCCGGTACTGGATTACGACCCGGATACCGACGCCAGCAGCGAGTCACCGGTGCGCGCGATGCTCGATGCCATCGCGCAGCAGCAGCTGCACGTGCGCTGGCTGCTGGAAACCCACGCCCATGCCGACCACGTGTCGGCCGGGCGGCGGCTCAAGCAGCGGTTCCCGCAGGCGACGTTGGCCATCGGCGAAGGCATCCGCGCAGTGCAGGCCACGTTCGCACCGCGCTATGGCCTGCAGCTGCCCGATGAACATGCGGTCTTCGATCACCTGTTCGCCGATGGCGAGACCTTTGCACTGGGTGAGTTGCAGGGGCGCATCATCGCCGTACCCGGCCACACCAGCGACAGCATCGCCTATCTGATCGACGATGCTGTCTTCACCGGCGATTCGCTGTTCATGCCCGATGGCGGCACTGCACGCTGCGATTTCCCCGGCGGAGATGCCGCGCAGCTGTACCGCTCGATCCAGCGTCTGCTTGCCCTGCCCGATGCCACCCGCGTGTTCGTCTGCCACGACTACGGCCCGGGCGGCCGCGATTTCGCCAATGAAACCAGCATCGGCGAACAGCGTGCGCACAACATCCACGTGCATGACGGCGTGGCTGAGGCCGAGTTCGTCAGCGTGCGTCAGGCGCGTGATGCGACCTTGGCAGAGCCAACGCTGATGCAGCCGGCGGTGAAGGCGAACATCCAGGGCGGAGCGTAGGGGCCGCACGGTCGCTTCATCGCGGCGGGAATGACGCGGCGTCATTTGCCCTGCGTGCGCACGACATGCTGGCCCTTCACGATCTCGAACGTGAAGGCATACAGCAGACTCACCGGCACTGGCTCAACGCGCTCGGCGCCTTCGCAGTCGCCACGGTCGTTCGGCACCTTGCCGGGTGCGAAGTGGCAGACGGCGGCGGGTGAATACTTCCACATCGCCACCGCCTCCTGCGCCGCCTGCAGCAGAGGCGCATTCTCGCTTGCCGCGCCTGCAGCGCATTCGCTGCGGTCTACCAGCGCCAGGCTTCGCTCGACAGCGCCGTCGGCATCGATCACCACCTGCAGGCAGATCGTGGTCGGCGCCAGCTCGGTACGCGGGTCACGATCGCCGATCTGCGGATCCGGCGCTGCATACAGCTGCGGCATCCGATAGCCTTCGGTCGCTCCCAGCGTGTACGCCTGCACCTGGCCGCTGCCGCCTTTCCCTTCCGCATGCAGGCGCTGATGGCCGACACTCTCATTGCGGGTGTCGACGGTGGTCAGCCGTTCCTGTGTGGCGCAGCCTGCCAGCATCCCCGCTGCCAACAGCAGCGTGATGCGCATCACCTGGCGGTCTCCGTCACTTCATCGCTCTCATCCATGGCGAAAGTGATCGGAATGCGCACGGCGCCCGCCACCGGCTTGCCGTTCTTCAGCGCCGGGCGATAGGTCCAGCTTCGCGCTGCTGCAATCGACACCGCTTCGAACACGCCCGGATTGGTGGCGCTGAGTACCTGCACATCGGTGGGGTAGCCCTTGGCATCCACGTCCACGCGCAGGCTAACTACGCCGGCCTGACGTTGCTCTATCGCAGACTTCGGATAGGAGGGTGGCGGCATCTTGTCGACCTGGATCGGACGATCCAACCCGGCCTTCGCTGCATCTTGTTCCGCGTGCTCGTAGGGCTCGACGTTGATCGACGGCACGCCCGCTGCTCCACCTTGGCTCGCCCACGCCACCGCCCCCATCCCCAGGCACAACCCGACCACCAGTACCTGACCCGACACCCACGGCAATGCCTTCCGCTTGGACTGCTTCAACATGGCGATACGCTCCTTCAACACAGGTTGGCTGCGCCAGTGGCAGACCGCCGGCGCAACCGGGTGGACCAGCTGCGCCTTCAGCAGCGTGCTGGCGTAGAGGCCGCGCAGCGCGGGCTGCGGGGCAATGGTGCGGGCATCGCAGGCCAGTTCCTGGTCACGCAGGAAACGACGTGCAGCCCATGGCAGCAGCGGGTGGAACCAGAACATCGCGCGCATCAGCAACAGCGCGCCGTTGGCCCAGTGATCGCCATTGCGACGATGGCTGTGCTCGTGCTGCAGGATCAGGCGCTGCTCCTGCGCGCTGAACTGCCGGTCGAAATCCGGGCCGACCACGATGCGCGGCCGCCACAGGCCCACCAGCGCCGGCAGCCCGGGATCTCCACTGGCCTGCCAGCTGCCATCGGCGCGTGCCTGCAGGCCGCCCATGCCACGTTCGAAGCGGCGCTGTGCGCGCAGGTCGCGCAACAGGCAGACGCCCGCGCCCAGCGCCCACACCAACAACAGCAGCAAGGGCCATTGCAGAGATGACGCAGGCAGGCCCTCCACTGCTTCGGGCACCACCTTCAGCGGCAAGGTCGGCACATGCTGCAACAACGCAACCTGCGGCAGGGGAAGCAACAGCGCGGCCAACAGCAGCGGTAGCAGCCACCAGCTGCGATACACCACTCCAGCGCCGCCCAGCCGCAACAGCAGCGGCCGCACCGTCGCCAGCAGGATTACGCCCAGCGCCAGCCACAGGCTGGCCCGCCACAGTCCGTCGAGCAGCTCATTCATCATCCAGCTCCTGGATCAGCTTCTTCAGTTCGGCGATGTCCTGTGCGCTGAGCTGGCCGCGTTCGCTGAAATGCGCCACCAGCGGCGCCACCCGGCCCTCAAACACACGCCCGAGGAAGTCCTGGCTCTGCGCCTGCACCCATGCCTGGCGCTGCAGCAGCGGCCGGTACAGATAGCGCCGGCCATCGCGCTCGGCGGCGATCGCGCCCTTGGTCAGCAGGCGGTTGAGCAGGGTCTTGATGGTCGGCTCGGCCCAGTTGCGGTGGGCCAGTGCCGCCACGACCTCATCGGCGGTGCGCGGTGCCTGCTGCCACAGCACCTCCATCACTACGGCCTCTGCTTCGCTGATCGGGGTCATGGTTTACGTCCGTAATCGATGACTTGATTACGCGCGTAATCGAACCTGCTGTCAAGCCCTCGACCGGTACTTCATCGCGCCTGCGCCAGCATGAGGGGCCTCCATCGCAGGTACCGGCATGAAGCCCTTGCGCAAGCGTGATTTCCCCGTCGAACAGGCCCGGCGCTTCCTCGAACCCGGCCCGATCGTGCTGGTCAGCACCGCGTGGCGGGGGCAGCGCAACCTGATGACGATGGGCTGGCACATGGTGATGGGCTTTTCGCCCTCACTGGTGGCCACCTACCTGTGGAACGAGAACCACAGCTTCGGGCTGGCCCGTGGCAGCGGCGAGTGCGTGATCAACGTGCCGGGGGTCGAACTGCTGGACACCGTGGTCGACATCGGCAACTGCAGCGGCCGCGACGTGGACAAGTTCGAACGGTTCGCCTTGGATGCGGTGCCGGCGCGGGATGTGGGGGCACCGCTGGTAGGCCAGTGCCATTCCAGTTTCGAGTGCCGCCTGCATGACGACAGCCAGGTCGAATCGAGCAATCTCTTCATCTGGGAAATCGTGCGCGCCCACGTGGCGCCGCGGCCGAAGCTGCCGCGCACGGTGCATTACCGCGGCGATGGCCGGTTCATGGTGGCCGGCGCCGAAGTCTCGCGTCGACGGCGGTTCAAGCCCGACATGCTGTAATGCCAGCACTCCCCCCAAGCAGGATCGCCCCGGATGACCGAACACCTCACCGACCTCGACGCCGCCGTTGACTGGCTGTTCGCGCGCGTGGATGGGCCGCTGCGGATCGGTGCACCGCTGGCGCTGGGCAAACCCCACCGCCTGCTCAACGCCCTGTATGCGCGTGTGGAACAGGACCCGTCGCGGCCGCTGCAGCTGTACACCGCGCTGTCTTTGAACCCGCCGCAGGCGAAGGGAGACGGCCTGGAAGCGCGCTTCATGGCGCCGTTCGCGTCCCGCCATTTCGGTGAAGACTTCCCGCGCCTGGCCTATGCCGATGCGATCGCGCGCGACGCATTGCCAGCGCACGTGCAGGTGGAAGAGTTCTACATGCAGTCCGGTGCCCTGCTCGGTTCGCGGCAGGCGCAG is part of the Stenotrophomonas lactitubi genome and encodes:
- a CDS encoding DUF2339 domain-containing protein, with translation MEALLVLAVLVLLAIPLLLVVALVMIAGLRRRVAALEAAQTVQVAPIPAGTVGRAPSAVAEPPRAPAATREPSSEPSFLRPTATPASAPVAAREELPPPAQPARPMPPPPLPPEPTVPPLPAEPALPNLVERAIGAVKHWFTQGNVPVKIGMLVLLAGVAALLKYVSDQGWLVVPVELRLAGITVGALGLLAFGWHQRERRRMFALALQGGAVGVLLLTIFAAFKRFDLLAPGFAFASSIALVAGLCVLAVVQNSRTLAVLGILAGFMAPLWLSTGSGNHVGLFSYYAVLNAGIFAIAWYRPWRVLNLLGFAFTFGIGTFWGVLQYDAAKFASTEPFLLLFFAFYLLIPLLYARRQPAGRRDLVDGSLVFGTPLIAFSLQAGMLHEQPMTLALCALGLAAIYALLARALIARASYTVLAQSHAVLAVGFATLAVPLAFSARATGAVFALEGAGLAWLGLRQKRWLPQVTGALLQLAAAFAFVVGADHWHQDQRFLLNPTAIGALLLAVAGFAAAWSYQRRQRHDIALAYYLWGLLWWLGGLVHEIGRFFPHSTQADAVLVLAAVTAWLASEVQRRMPARALGVTALVMLAAGFPLALLQSDAHQQPFAGYGALAWAVFAVLGVRSLLCLRQGSGGVARIAQFLWWLLWPSLLSLLALWGGGDARLAQGWTALLVTLPWLLLAALSLWRWNVLRWPLGAAFDPVRLPLQSVIFAVLALAWLFGLTLAGDATPLPWLPLLNPAELAQWVSLLLIARWLYDAQGPAPLQRLRVPVLAVAGFIALTSTVLHGVHHWGGVAWDPTMARFSLAQTSLTVLWSVLGVIAWVWGSRRGQRVLWMVGAVLMAVVLAKLVLIDRQHLGNLLGIASFIAYGLLCTVVGYLAPAPPSAPPTVEESQ
- a CDS encoding M56 family metallopeptidase — protein: MNELLDGLWRASLWLALGVILLATVRPLLLRLGGAGVVYRSWWLLPLLLAALLLPLPQVALLQHVPTLPLKVVPEAVEGLPASSLQWPLLLLLVWALGAGVCLLRDLRAQRRFERGMGGLQARADGSWQASGDPGLPALVGLWRPRIVVGPDFDRQFSAQEQRLILQHEHSHRRNGDHWANGALLLMRAMFWFHPLLPWAARRFLRDQELACDARTIAPQPALRGLYASTLLKAQLVHPVAPAVCHWRSQPVLKERIAMLKQSKRKALPWVSGQVLVVGLCLGMGAVAWASQGGAAGVPSINVEPYEHAEQDAAKAGLDRPIQVDKMPPPSYPKSAIEQRQAGVVSLRVDVDAKGYPTDVQVLSATNPGVFEAVSIAAARSWTYRPALKNGKPVAGAVRIPITFAMDESDEVTETAR
- a CDS encoding S1/P1 nuclease; translation: MKALHSLFLAAALAPALLTLSAPAHAWGAQGHRLVAEVADSRLNPTARTEVDRLLATEPGATLASIAPWADQLRAKDPGLGRRSAGWHYVNIAEDGCHYEAPKHCKSGNCIVEALKAQSAILGDRSLTDGERLQALKFVVHLVGDIHQPMHAGYGHDKGGNDFQLQFGNRGTNLHSLWDSGMLNTRKVDDAGYLPVLRALPAPKLARQSNPQRDPVSWAEASCRISVQPGVYPASRKIGDDYTTRYRPVAEAQLRLAGENLAQLLNRVLATR
- a CDS encoding flavin reductase family protein, with amino-acid sequence MKPLRKRDFPVEQARRFLEPGPIVLVSTAWRGQRNLMTMGWHMVMGFSPSLVATYLWNENHSFGLARGSGECVINVPGVELLDTVVDIGNCSGRDVDKFERFALDAVPARDVGAPLVGQCHSSFECRLHDDSQVESSNLFIWEIVRAHVAPRPKLPRTVHYRGDGRFMVAGAEVSRRRRFKPDML
- a CDS encoding BlaI/MecI/CopY family transcriptional regulator, producing the protein MTPISEAEAVVMEVLWQQAPRTADEVVAALAHRNWAEPTIKTLLNRLLTKGAIAAERDGRRYLYRPLLQRQAWVQAQSQDFLGRVFEGRVAPLVAHFSERGQLSAQDIAELKKLIQELDDE
- a CDS encoding OmpW/AlkL family protein; protein product: MRKNSPLIVASLAAALSLAAAPAMAQSKGDWTISAGVHQVAPKSNNGWLAGGTLKVDVDNDVKPTITGEYFIADNLGIEVLAALPFKHDININGLGRVGSTKQLPPVVTLQYHFNSKGKVSPFVGAGLNYTTFFSEDTTGALASSKLKLQDSWGLAAHAGIDFAIGEKGALRVDMRWIDIDSKVKLDGEKIGTVNIDPLVYGASYVFKF
- a CDS encoding MBL fold metallo-hydrolase, yielding MSVQVQSFFHRDSNTFSYLVSDPASREAALIDPVLDYDPDTDASSESPVRAMLDAIAQQQLHVRWLLETHAHADHVSAGRRLKQRFPQATLAIGEGIRAVQATFAPRYGLQLPDEHAVFDHLFADGETFALGELQGRIIAVPGHTSDSIAYLIDDAVFTGDSLFMPDGGTARCDFPGGDAAQLYRSIQRLLALPDATRVFVCHDYGPGGRDFANETSIGEQRAHNIHVHDGVAEAEFVSVRQARDATLAEPTLMQPAVKANIQGGA
- the gap gene encoding type I glyceraldehyde-3-phosphate dehydrogenase, which gives rise to MAIKVGINGFGRIGRNVLRSAVLNFGDDIEIVAINDLLEPDYLAYMLKYDSVHGRFKADVAVDGKDLLVNGKKIRLTQERDPSNLKWDEVGVDVVLEATGLFLDKVSAQKHIDAGAKKVILSAPSKDDTPMFVFGVNDKTYAGQAIISNASCTTNCLAPLAKVINDKWGIKRGLMTTVHAATATQKTVDGPSNKDWRGGRGILENIIPSSTGAAKAVGVVIPELNKKLTGMSFRVPTSDVSVVDLTVELEKEATYAEICAEVKAQSEGALKGILGYTEDKVVATDFRGETHTSVFDADAGIALDGTFVKLVSWYDNEWGYSNKCLEMAKVVAAK
- a CDS encoding energy transducer TonB, which codes for MRITLLLAAGMLAGCATQERLTTVDTRNESVGHQRLHAEGKGGSGQVQAYTLGATEGYRMPQLYAAPDPQIGDRDPRTELAPTTICLQVVIDADGAVERSLALVDRSECAAGAASENAPLLQAAQEAVAMWKYSPAAVCHFAPGKVPNDRGDCEGAERVEPVPVSLLYAFTFEIVKGQHVVRTQGK